Proteins encoded by one window of Arabidopsis thaliana chromosome 2, partial sequence:
- the TAG1 gene encoding membrane bound O-acyl transferase (MBOAT) family protein (TRIACYLGLYCEROL BIOSYNTHESIS DEFECT 1 (TAG1); CONTAINS InterPro DOMAIN/s: Membrane bound O-acyl transferase, MBOAT (InterPro:IPR004299); Has 951 Blast hits to 945 proteins in 279 species: Archae - 0; Bacteria - 104; Metazoa - 315; Fungi - 305; Plants - 83; Viruses - 0; Other Eukaryotes - 144 (source: NCBI BLink).): MAILDSAGVTTVTENGGGEFVDLDRLRRRKSRSDSSNGLLLSGSDNNSPSDDVGAPADVRDRIDSVVNDDAQGTANLAGDNNGGGDNNGGGRGGGEGRGNADATFTYRPSVPAHRRARESPLSSDAIFKQSHAGLFNLCVVVLIAVNSRLIIENLMKYGWLIRTDFWFSSRSLRDWPLFMCCISLSIFPLAAFTVEKLVLQKYISEPVVIFLHIIITMTEVLYPVYVTLRCDSAFLSGVTLMLLTCIVWLKLVSYAHTSYDIRSLANAADKANPEVSYYVSLKSLAYFMVAPTLCYQPSYPRSACIRKGWVARQFAKLVIFTGFMGFIIEQYINPIVRNSKHPLKGDLLYAIERVLKLSVPNLYVWLCMFYCFFHLWLNILAELLCFGDREFYKDWWNAKSVGDYWRMWNMPVHKWMVRHIYFPCLRSKIPKTLAIIIAFLVSAVFHELCIAVPCRLFKLWAFLGIMFQVPLVFITNYLQERFGSTVGNMIFWFIFCIFGQPMCVLLYYHDLMNRKGSMS; encoded by the exons ATGGCGATTTTGGATTCTGCTGGCGTTACTACGGTGACGGAGAACGGTGGCGGAGAGTTCGTCGATCTTGATAGGCTTCGTCGACGGAAATCGAGATCGGATTCTTCTAACGGACTTCTTCTCTCTGGTTCCGATAATAATTCTCCTTCGGATGATGTTGGAGCTCCCGCCGACGTTAGGGATCGGATTGATTCCGTTGTTAACGATGACGCTCAGGGAACAGCCAATTTGGCCGGAGATAATAACGGTGGTGGCGATAATAACGGTGGTGGAAGAGGCGgcggagaaggaagaggaaacGCCGATGCTACGTTTACGTATCGACCGTCGGTTCCAGCTCATCGGAGGGCGAGAGAGAGTCCACTTAGCTCCGACGCAATCTTCAAACAG AGCCATGCCGGATTATTCAACCTCTGTGTAGTAGTTCTTATTGCTGTAAACAGTAGACTCATCATCGAAAATCTTATGAAG TATGGTTGGTTGATCAGAACGGATTTCTGGTTTAGTTCAAGATCGCTGCGAGATTGGCCGCTTTTCATGTGTTG TATATCCCTTTCGATCTTTCCTTTGGCTGCCTTTACGGTTGAGAAATTGGTACTTCAGAAATACATATCAGAACCT GTTGTCATCTTTCTTCATATTATTATCACCATGACAGAGGTTTTGTATCCAGTTTACGTCACCCTAAG GTGTGATTCTGCTTTTTTATCAGGTGTCACTTTGATGCTCCTCACTTGCATTGTGTGGCTAAAGTTGGTTTCTTATGCTCATACTAGCTATGACATAAGATCCCTAGCCAATGCAGCTGATAAG GCCAATCCTGAAGTCTCCTACTACGTTAGCTTGAAGAGCTTGGCATATTTCATGGTCGCTCCCACATTGTGTTATCAG CCAAGTTATCCACGTTCTGCATGTATACGGAAGGGTTGGGTGGCTCGTCAATTTGCAAAACTGGTCATATTCACCGGATTCATGGGATTTATAATAGAACAA TATATAAATCCTATTGTCAGGAACTCAAAGCATCCTTTGAAAGGCGATCTTCTATATGCTATTGAAAGAGTGTTGAAGCTTTCAGTTCCAAATTTATATGTGTGGCTCTGCATGTTCTACTGCTTCTTCCACCTTTG GTTAAACATATTGGCAGAGCTTCTCTGCTTCGGGGATCGTGAATTCTACAAAGATTGGTGGAATGCAAAAAGTGTGGGAGAT TACTGGAGAATGTGGAATATG CCTGTTCATAAATGGATGGTTCGACATATATACTTCCCGTGCTTGCGCAGCAAGATACCAAAG ACACTCGCCATTATCATTGCTTTCCTAGTCTCTGCAGTCTTTCATGAG CTATGCATCGCAGTTCCTTGTCGTCTCTTCAAGCTATGGGCTTTTCTTGGGATTATGTTTCAG GTGCCTTTGGTCTTCATCACAAACTATCTACAGGAAAGGTTTGGCTCAACG GTGGGGAACATGATCTTCTGGTTCATCTTCTGCATTTTCGGACAACCGATGTGTGTGCTTCTTTATTACCACGACCTGATGAACCGAAAAGGATCGATGTCATGA
- a CDS encoding DUF3511 domain protein (DUF3511): MYLFEVSIYKIETKDSFLLVKERNKKRNHSSTLLQNPLTTPSLLLRLLSESKMEDYRSRSYGDGRTSDLQQYSAHRRSDGPDSFSGNGMQDLRSYSTSYTDYPTRIPEDQNPKKGRSSSSSSWGFVDPDLQRKKRVVSYRAYTVEGKLKGSFRKSFKWIKDKCNKLLN, translated from the coding sequence atgtatttatttgaagtatcaatatataaaattgaaacaaaagattctTTCCTTCTcgtaaaagaaagaaacaaaaaaagaaatcattcGTCGACTTTATTACAAAACCCTCTCACAACACcatcacttcttcttcgtcttctgtCTGAGTCCAAAATGGAAGACTACAGATCCAGATCGTACGGTGACGGGAGAACATCAGACCTTCAACAATACTCTGCTCACCGAAGATCCGACGGTCCAGATTCATTCAGTGGTAACGGTATGCAAGATCTTAGGTCTTACAGTACTTCCTACACAGATTACCCGACCCGGATACCCGAAGACCAGAACCCGAAGAAAGGAagatcatcttcatcgtcttcttgGGGATTTGTGGATCCAGATttacaaaggaagaagagagttgtTAGTTACAGAGCTTATACTGTTGAAGGTAAGCTTAAAGGTTCTTTCAGAAAAAGCTTCAAATGGATCAAAGATAAATGCAACaaattacttaattaa
- a CDS encoding DUF3511 domain protein (DUF3511) (Protein of unknown function (DUF3511); CONTAINS InterPro DOMAIN/s: Protein of unknown function DUF3511 (InterPro:IPR021899); BEST Arabidopsis thaliana protein match is: Protein of unknown function (DUF3511) (TAIR:AT5G11970.1); Has 207 Blast hits to 207 proteins in 14 species: Archae - 0; Bacteria - 0; Metazoa - 0; Fungi - 0; Plants - 207; Viruses - 0; Other Eukaryotes - 0 (source: NCBI BLink).), with protein sequence MEDYRSRSYGDGRTSDLQQYSAHRRSDGPDSFSGNGMQDLRSYSTSYTDYPTRIPEDQNPKKGRSSSSSSWGFVDPDLQRKKRVVSYRAYTVEGKLKGSFRKSFKWIKDKCNKLLN encoded by the coding sequence ATGGAAGACTACAGATCCAGATCGTACGGTGACGGGAGAACATCAGACCTTCAACAATACTCTGCTCACCGAAGATCCGACGGTCCAGATTCATTCAGTGGTAACGGTATGCAAGATCTTAGGTCTTACAGTACTTCCTACACAGATTACCCGACCCGGATACCCGAAGACCAGAACCCGAAGAAAGGAagatcatcttcatcgtcttcttgGGGATTTGTGGATCCAGATttacaaaggaagaagagagttgtTAGTTACAGAGCTTATACTGTTGAAGGTAAGCTTAAAGGTTCTTTCAGAAAAAGCTTCAAATGGATCAAAGATAAATGCAACaaattacttaattaa
- the ckl5 gene encoding casein kinase I-like 5 (casein kinase I-like 5 (ckl5); FUNCTIONS IN: protein serine/threonine kinase activity, protein kinase activity, kinase activity, ATP binding; INVOLVED IN: protein amino acid phosphorylation; LOCATED IN: cytoplasm; EXPRESSED IN: 24 plant structures; EXPRESSED DURING: 13 growth stages; CONTAINS InterPro DOMAIN/s: Protein kinase, ATP binding site (InterPro:IPR017441), Protein kinase, catalytic domain (InterPro:IPR000719), Serine/threonine-protein kinase-like domain (InterPro:IPR017442), Protein kinase-like domain (InterPro:IPR011009), Serine/threonine-protein kinase, active site (InterPro:IPR008271); BEST Arabidopsis thaliana protein match is: casein kinase 1 (TAIR:AT4G26100.1); Has 70101 Blast hits to 69707 proteins in 2404 species: Archae - 48; Bacteria - 11303; Metazoa - 26265; Fungi - 7230; Plants - 12439; Viruses - 411; Other Eukaryotes - 12405 (source: NCBI BLink).): MEPRVGNKFRLGRKIGSGSFGEIYLGTDVQTNEEVAIKLESVKTAHPQLSYESRIYRVLQGGTGIPNMKWYGVEGDYNVLVMDLLGPSLEDLFSYCKRQFSLKTVLMLADQMINRLEFIHSKSYLHRDIKPDNFLMGLGRRANQVYIIDYGLAKKYRDSSTHRHIPYRENKSLIGTPRYASLNTHLGIEQSRRDDIESLGYILMYFLKGSLPWQGLKAGNKKQKYDKISEKKVSTSIETLCRGHPTEFASYFHYCRSLRFDDKPDYAYLKRLFRNLFIREGFQFDFVFDWTVYKYQQSQSGNPQPRPHDGGVGTSSGLNPAVGNSEKRPDVPNQRTNPDFTLKQKDKNGNDSAIAKDKLLPGSLNLGRSEGSSSRRVVDTSSREPFSGGSDNANYETALKGIDGLRINNNAGDETAATPQSNGDDVEPQSKAL, translated from the exons ATGGAACCTCGTGTTGGGAACAAGTTTCGCCTTGGCCGCAAAATTGGGAGCGGCTCTTTCGGAGAGATTTACCTCG GAACTGATGTTCAGACTAACGAAGAAGTTGCTATTAAGCTT GAAAGTGTGAAGACTGCGCATCCGCAATTGTCATATGAGTCGAGGATATATAGAGTTCTTCAGGGTGGAA CTGGGATTCCAAATATGAAATGGTATGGTGTTGAGGGGGACTACAATGTCTTAGTCATGGATTTGCTTGGTCCAAGTCTTGAAGATTTGTTTAGTTATTGCAAGAGGCAGTTTAGCTTGAAGACTGTTCTTATGCTTGCTGATCAAATG ATAAATCGTCTCGAGTTCATTCATTCTAAGTCGTATCTTCATCGTGATATAAAGCCGGATAATTTTCTCATGGGCTTAGGGAGGCGGGCAAATCAG GTCTACATCATAGACTATGGTTTGGCTAAGAAATATAGAGACAGCTCAACTCATAGACATATCCCATACAG GGAGAATAAAAGTCTAATTGGGACTCCGAGGTATGCCAGCTTGAACACTCACCTAGGGATTG AGCAAAGTCGGAGAGATGATATAGAATCGCTTGGTTACATCCTCATGTATTTCCTCAAGGGAAG TCTCCCTTGGCAAGGGCTGAAAGctggaaacaagaaacagaagtATGATAAGATCAGCGAAAAGAAGGTTTCAACTTCCATCGAA ACGTTATGCAGAGGTCATCCAACAGAGTTTGCATCTTACTTCCATTACTGCCGCTCACTTAGGTTTGATGATAAGCCAGACTATGCATATTTGAAGAGACTATTCCGCAACCTTTTTATCCGGGAAG GTTTTcagtttgattttgtgtttgacTGGACAGTATACAAGTATCAGCAATCACAATCTGGAAACCCTCAACCTCGTCCCCAT gATGGTGGTGTTGGAACTAGTTCTGGATTAAACCCTGCGGTTGGCAATTCTGAGAAGCGTCCAG ATGTCCCAAATCAGAGGACAAATCCGGATTTTACCCTGAAGCAGAAAGACAAGAATGGAAATGATTCTGCAATTGCAAAGGACAAGCTG CTACCTGGATCTTTGAACTTGGGCCGATCAGAGGGATCATCGTCAAGACGAGTTGTGGACACGAGCAGTCGTGAACCATTTAGTGGCGGGAGTGACAATGCAAACTATGAAACCGCACTCAAAGGCATTGATGGTTTACGGATCAATAACAATGCAGGCGATGAGACAGCAGCAACGCCACAATCAAATGGAGACGATGTAGAACCCCAAAGCAAAGCTCTCTGA
- the NAP1;2 gene encoding nucleosome assembly protein 1;2 (nucleosome assembly protein 1;2 (NAP1;2); FUNCTIONS IN: binding, DNA binding; INVOLVED IN: DNA repair, DNA mediated transformation, nucleosome assembly; LOCATED IN: nucleus, plasma membrane, cytoplasm; EXPRESSED IN: 25 plant structures; EXPRESSED DURING: 15 growth stages; CONTAINS InterPro DOMAIN/s: Armadillo-type fold (InterPro:IPR016024), Nucleosome assembly protein (NAP) (InterPro:IPR002164); BEST Arabidopsis thaliana protein match is: nucleosome assembly protein 1;3 (TAIR:AT5G56950.1); Has 62323 Blast hits to 20255 proteins in 1134 species: Archae - 188; Bacteria - 25543; Metazoa - 15336; Fungi - 5951; Plants - 2571; Viruses - 599; Other Eukaryotes - 12135 (source: NCBI BLink).) — protein sequence MSNDKDSMNMSDLSTALNEEDRAGLVNALKNKLQNLAGQHSDVLENLTPPVRKRVEFLREIQNQYDEMEAKFFEERAALEAKYQKLYQPLYTKRYEIVNGVVEVEGAAEEVKSEQGEDKSAEEKGVPDFWLIALKNNEITAEEITERDEGALKYLKDIKWSRVEEPKGFKLEFFFDQNPYFKNTVLTKTYHMIDEDEPILEKALGTEIEWYPGKCLTQKILKKKPKKGSKNTKPITKTEDCESFFNFFSPPQVPDDDEDLDDDMADELQGQMEHDYDIGSTIKEKIISHAVSWFTGEAVEADDLDIEDDDDEIDEDDDEEDEEDDEDDEEEDDEDDDEEEEADQGKKSKKKKAGRSQLAEGQAGERPPECKQQ from the exons ATGAGCAACGACAAGGACAGCATGAACATGTCCGATCTCTCCACCG CTCTTAACGAGGAGGATCGTGCCGGGCTTGTTAATGCTCTTAAG AACAAGTTGCAGAATTTGGCTGGACAACACTCTGATGTCCTTGAAAACTTGACTCCACCAGTCAGGAAGCGTGTCGAGTTTCTAAGAGAGATTCAG AACCAATATGATGAGATGGAAGCAAAATTCTTTGAGGAGAGAGCAGCTCTTGAAGCTAAGTATCAAAAGTTATATCAGCCTTTATATACCAAG CGATATGAGATTGTGAATGGTGTGGTCGAAGTTGAAGGTGCAGCTGAAGAAGTAAAATCCGAACAAGGAGAAGATAAATCAGCTGAAG AGAAAGGAGTACCAGATTTCTGGCTTATTGCATTGAAGAACAATGAAATTACTGCGGAAGAG ATAACTGAGCGAGATGAAGGGGCTCTCAAGTATCTCAAAGATATCAAGTGGAGTAGGGTTGAAGAACCAAAAGGGTTCAAGcttgagtttttctttgatcAGAATCCTTACTTCAAGAACACTGTCTTGACCAAGACATATCACatgattgatgaagatgagccTATCCTTGAGAAGGCCCTCGG GACGGAGATTGAGTGGTATCCTGGAAAGTGTTTGACACAGAAGATTCTAAAAAAGAAGCCAAAGAAAGGATCCAAAAACACAAAGCCGATCACTAAGACTGAGGACTGTGAGagtttcttcaactttttcagTCCACCTCAAGTTCCTGACGATGATGAGGATCTTGATGATGACATG GCTGATGAACTCCAAGGACAAATGGAGCATGATTATGATATCGG TTCAacaatcaaagagaaaatcaTCTCGCATGCTGTGTCATGGTTCACTGGTGAAGCTGTTGAGGCAGATGACCTTGATATTGAGGACGACGATgatgagattgatgaagatgatgatgaagaggacgaggaagatgatgaggatgacgaggaggaggatgatgaggatgatgacgaggaggaagaagcagatcaaggaaagaagagcaaaaagaAG AAGGCTGGAAGAAGTCAACTTGCGGAAGGTCAAGCAGGTGAGAGGCCACCGGAATGTAAGCAGCAGTGA
- the NAP1;2 gene encoding nucleosome assembly protein 1;2 (nucleosome assembly protein 1;2 (NAP1;2); CONTAINS InterPro DOMAIN/s: Nucleosome assembly protein (NAP) (InterPro:IPR002164); BEST Arabidopsis thaliana protein match is: nucleosome assembly protein 1;3 (TAIR:AT5G56950.1).) — translation MSNDKDSMNMSDLSTALNEEDRAGLVNALKNKLQNLAGQHSDVLENLTPPVRKRVEFLREIQNQYDEMEAKFFEERAALEAKYQKLYQPLYTKRYEIVNGVVEVEGAAEEVKSEQGEDKSAEEKGVPDFWLIALKNNEITAEEITERDEGALKYLKDIKWSRVEEPKGFKLEFFFDQNPYFKNTVLTKTYHMIDEDEPILEKALGTEIEWYPGKCLTQKILKKKPKKGSKNTKPITKTEDCESFFNFFSPPQVPDDDEDLDDDMADELQGQMEHDYDIGSTIKEKIISHAVSWFTGEAVEADDLDIEDDDDEIDEDDDEEDEEDDEDDEEEDDEDDDEEEEADQGKKSKKKAGRSQLAEGQAGERPPECKQQ, via the exons ATGAGCAACGACAAGGACAGCATGAACATGTCCGATCTCTCCACCG CTCTTAACGAGGAGGATCGTGCCGGGCTTGTTAATGCTCTTAAG AACAAGTTGCAGAATTTGGCTGGACAACACTCTGATGTCCTTGAAAACTTGACTCCACCAGTCAGGAAGCGTGTCGAGTTTCTAAGAGAGATTCAG AACCAATATGATGAGATGGAAGCAAAATTCTTTGAGGAGAGAGCAGCTCTTGAAGCTAAGTATCAAAAGTTATATCAGCCTTTATATACCAAG CGATATGAGATTGTGAATGGTGTGGTCGAAGTTGAAGGTGCAGCTGAAGAAGTAAAATCCGAACAAGGAGAAGATAAATCAGCTGAAG AGAAAGGAGTACCAGATTTCTGGCTTATTGCATTGAAGAACAATGAAATTACTGCGGAAGAG ATAACTGAGCGAGATGAAGGGGCTCTCAAGTATCTCAAAGATATCAAGTGGAGTAGGGTTGAAGAACCAAAAGGGTTCAAGcttgagtttttctttgatcAGAATCCTTACTTCAAGAACACTGTCTTGACCAAGACATATCACatgattgatgaagatgagccTATCCTTGAGAAGGCCCTCGG GACGGAGATTGAGTGGTATCCTGGAAAGTGTTTGACACAGAAGATTCTAAAAAAGAAGCCAAAGAAAGGATCCAAAAACACAAAGCCGATCACTAAGACTGAGGACTGTGAGagtttcttcaactttttcagTCCACCTCAAGTTCCTGACGATGATGAGGATCTTGATGATGACATG GCTGATGAACTCCAAGGACAAATGGAGCATGATTATGATATCGG TTCAacaatcaaagagaaaatcaTCTCGCATGCTGTGTCATGGTTCACTGGTGAAGCTGTTGAGGCAGATGACCTTGATATTGAGGACGACGATgatgagattgatgaagatgatgatgaagaggacgaggaagatgatgaggatgacgaggaggaggatgatgaggatgatgacgaggaggaagaagcagatcaaggaaagaagagcaaaaagaAG GCTGGAAGAAGTCAACTTGCGGAAGGTCAAGCAGGTGAGAGGCCACCGGAATGTAAGCAGCAGTGA
- the NAP1;2 gene encoding nucleosome assembly protein 1;2 (nucleosome assembly protein 1;2 (NAP1;2); FUNCTIONS IN: DNA binding; INVOLVED IN: DNA repair, response to cadmium ion, DNA mediated transformation, nucleosome assembly; LOCATED IN: nucleus, plasma membrane, cytoplasm; EXPRESSED IN: 26 plant structures; EXPRESSED DURING: 15 growth stages; CONTAINS InterPro DOMAIN/s: Nucleosome assembly protein (NAP) (InterPro:IPR002164); BEST Arabidopsis thaliana protein match is: nucleosome assembly protein 1;3 (TAIR:AT5G56950.1); Has 64621 Blast hits to 20476 proteins in 1146 species: Archae - 195; Bacteria - 28068; Metazoa - 15040; Fungi - 6079; Plants - 2630; Viruses - 571; Other Eukaryotes - 12038 (source: NCBI BLink).): MSNDKDSMNMSDLSTALNEEDRAGLVNALKNKLQNLAGQHSDVLENLTPPVRKRVEFLREIQNQYDEMEAKFFEERAALEAKYQKLYQPLYTKRYEIVNGVVEVEGAAEEVKSEQGEDKSAEEKGVPDFWLIALKNNEITAEEITERDEGALKYLKDIKWSRVEEPKGFKLEFFFDQNPYFKNTVLTKTYHMIDEDEPILEKALGTEIEWYPGKCLTQKILKKKPKKGSKNTKPITKTEDCESFFNFFSPPQVPDDDEDLDDDMADELQGQMEHDYDIGSTIKEKIISHAVSWFTGEAVEADDLDIEDDDDEIDEDDDEEDEEDDEDDEEEDDEDDDEEEEADQGKKSKKKSSAGHKKAGRSQLAEGQAGERPPECKQQ, translated from the exons ATGAGCAACGACAAGGACAGCATGAACATGTCCGATCTCTCCACCG CTCTTAACGAGGAGGATCGTGCCGGGCTTGTTAATGCTCTTAAG AACAAGTTGCAGAATTTGGCTGGACAACACTCTGATGTCCTTGAAAACTTGACTCCACCAGTCAGGAAGCGTGTCGAGTTTCTAAGAGAGATTCAG AACCAATATGATGAGATGGAAGCAAAATTCTTTGAGGAGAGAGCAGCTCTTGAAGCTAAGTATCAAAAGTTATATCAGCCTTTATATACCAAG CGATATGAGATTGTGAATGGTGTGGTCGAAGTTGAAGGTGCAGCTGAAGAAGTAAAATCCGAACAAGGAGAAGATAAATCAGCTGAAG AGAAAGGAGTACCAGATTTCTGGCTTATTGCATTGAAGAACAATGAAATTACTGCGGAAGAG ATAACTGAGCGAGATGAAGGGGCTCTCAAGTATCTCAAAGATATCAAGTGGAGTAGGGTTGAAGAACCAAAAGGGTTCAAGcttgagtttttctttgatcAGAATCCTTACTTCAAGAACACTGTCTTGACCAAGACATATCACatgattgatgaagatgagccTATCCTTGAGAAGGCCCTCGG GACGGAGATTGAGTGGTATCCTGGAAAGTGTTTGACACAGAAGATTCTAAAAAAGAAGCCAAAGAAAGGATCCAAAAACACAAAGCCGATCACTAAGACTGAGGACTGTGAGagtttcttcaactttttcagTCCACCTCAAGTTCCTGACGATGATGAGGATCTTGATGATGACATG GCTGATGAACTCCAAGGACAAATGGAGCATGATTATGATATCGG TTCAacaatcaaagagaaaatcaTCTCGCATGCTGTGTCATGGTTCACTGGTGAAGCTGTTGAGGCAGATGACCTTGATATTGAGGACGACGATgatgagattgatgaagatgatgatgaagaggacgaggaagatgatgaggatgacgaggaggaggatgatgaggatgatgacgaggaggaagaagcagatcaaggaaagaagagcaaaaagaAG tCATCAGCTGGGCACAAG AAGGCTGGAAGAAGTCAACTTGCGGAAGGTCAAGCAGGTGAGAGGCCACCGGAATGTAAGCAGCAGTGA